The stretch of DNA GCGCTTCCGGGCTCAGCATCCTTGATGAGAGCCACGATCCTCCCGTGTTTCGGTGGCAGCATCTCAACGGAGCGCTCGCCCGTTTCGAAGGCGCGCTCACGCCTCGTCACAACAGCCCCTGCGGCGAGACGCTGGACCGCGATGCGCCGCTTTTGTGCAGGCATCCCGAGCTGGTCTATGACTGGATCGCCGAGCATAGCCTCGTCATACCCGAGGTCCTGCTTGTCCCTATTCGTATCGGCAAGGAGCGGGCGCATGGCACCTTGTGGGTCGTTGCGCGGCACGAGGATCAGTTCGACAGCGAGGATCTTCGGATCGTATCGGAACTCGCCGACCTCGTCGCCGTGGCCCGCAAGATGCAGCGGGACAAGCTGCGGCTGCAGGAAGCGCTTGAACAACAGGCGATGATCGCGCGCGAGATGGATCATCGGGTGAAGAACCTCTTCGCCCTCACCCAGGCGATGATCGAGATGAGCGCCCGGCATGCGACCAGCCCTGCCGAACTGGCGCAATCCCTGACGGGTCGCCTGCAGGCGCTTGCCCGCGCGCATGCGATACCGGAGCATACGGGAGCAACAGAGCAAGGATCGGGTAGCCTTGATCGGACAGAGCTGTCCGCCTTGATCCAGGCGTCTCTCGAGGCGCATACGTCGCTCGCCGAGCCAGGACGCGTCTGCTGCAAAGGCGAGCCGATCGCGCTCGGGCCCCAGGCGACTACGAGCCTGGCCCTGCTGTTCCACGAGCTCACCACCAACTCGGTCAAATACGGCTCGCTCGGCAGCGAACAGGGACGTGTCCGGGTGGAATGGGAAACCTGCGGCCCCGATCTCGTCATCCGCTGGGAGGAAAGAGGCGGACCGCGCCTCGCCGGGCCGCCCGCGCGTCAGGGCTTCGGCACCAAGCTGATGCAGCAGGTGTTGCGCGGCCGGCTCAAAGGCCGACTGGAGAAGAACTGGGATCCGGACGGCCTCGTGGCAATCGTCAGGCTTATGCGCGATCGTCTCGCCGACTAGACCGTATCGCCGTAATCGCTTTGCTCGGCGGCGAGGACAGCGCGAACTTTCTCCAGCTTTGCCAGGCGGGACTCGTCTTTCGCGCGCGCCGCCTGGAATATCTCGTTGACCAGCCCCTGCAGTACGTGCCGCCCATAGCGCTGTCGCAAGGTCTCGGCTTCCTGCAATGCCATAAGCCTCATACGCCCTCACCGGGAATGGGGTTCGACAGGTCTTTGGGCGACCTAATCCCGCAGCCGTTAACCCGGCGTTGCCGACAGGCCTTGGCGCGAAATTAACTGTGACCGTTCGGTCTCAACCGGCCCGCAAAATTGGTGCATTCCAGGCCATGTACTGAGGGAAAGATTAACCAGCCTTCCCTAGAATGCGGCGGATGGATCTTTCTAACGCGCCATCGTCTTGGGACATCGAACGGGAGCGTCTCGCCGCGCTGTCCGGCTATGCGATTCTCGACACGCCGCCCGAGCGCGAATATGACGTCCTGACCCGCGTCGCCGCCGTCGCCCTCAATGTCCAGAGCGCGGCGATCAGTCTGATCGATGGCCACCGGCAGTGGTTCAAGTCACGCCACGGTATCGCTTTTCCCGAAACGCCCCGCGCAATCGCGTTCTGCAGCCACGCGCTCAAGGCGCGTTCGGCGCTTGTCGTTCCCGACGCGCGCCAGGATACGCGCTTCCGGGACAACCCGCTCGTCACGTCGGAAGGCGGGATTCGCTTCTATGCAAGCGTTCCGCTCATCACGCAGACCGGCCTTTGCCTGGGGACCTTGTGTGTGTTCGACCCCGCTCCGCGCGAGAGGCTGGACGATGACGAGCGCCTTATCCTTGAGGATCTCGCACAGCATGCGACGAGCCTCATCGAAGCGCGCTGTGCGCGGCGGATGACGGAGATCGCGGGCAAGGTTGTTGATGCGACGTCGGATGCCGTGCTGGCGGCTGATCTCAGCGGCCGGATCGTTCATTGGAACGCCGCCGCGGAGCAGATGTTCGGCCGATCGCGCGGCGAGGCCATCGGCGAGGACGTCTCCATCATCATGCCGCCGCGTTTCGTGCATGGTCACACCGAGGCTTTCGGCCGCGCTGCCCAGGGTGGCCCTACTCGCCTGGTCGGGTCCTTCATCGAACTCGTCGCCATGCGCGCCGACGGCAGCGAGTTTCCGATCGAGCTCTCGCTCGCGCGTTGGGGTGATCCGAGCGGAGACCAAGGCTTCGCTGCCATCGTGCGG from Sphingomonas bisphenolicum encodes:
- a CDS encoding sensor histidine kinase — translated: MVDAPDEVMPRMVAHALELTQASASGLSILDESHDPPVFRWQHLNGALARFEGALTPRHNSPCGETLDRDAPLLCRHPELVYDWIAEHSLVIPEVLLVPIRIGKERAHGTLWVVARHEDQFDSEDLRIVSELADLVAVARKMQRDKLRLQEALEQQAMIAREMDHRVKNLFALTQAMIEMSARHATSPAELAQSLTGRLQALARAHAIPEHTGATEQGSGSLDRTELSALIQASLEAHTSLAEPGRVCCKGEPIALGPQATTSLALLFHELTTNSVKYGSLGSEQGRVRVEWETCGPDLVIRWEERGGPRLAGPPARQGFGTKLMQQVLRGRLKGRLEKNWDPDGLVAIVRLMRDRLAD